A genome region from Brassica oleracea var. oleracea cultivar TO1000 chromosome C2, BOL, whole genome shotgun sequence includes the following:
- the LOC106327420 gene encoding ER membrane protein complex subunit 1: MAIRVSLLLLVFLSSAVVSFSLYEDQVGLMDWHQRYIGKVKHAVFHTQKTGRKRVIVSTEENVVASLDLRHGEMFWRHVLGTNDAIDGVDIALGKYVITLSSQGSMLRAWNLPDGQMVWETSLHSAQSSKSLLSVPINLKVDKDYPILAFGGGYLHAVSAVDGEVLWKKDFTAEGFEVQRVLQPPESSIIYVLGFLHSSEAVVYQIDSKTGEVVAQKSMVFPGGFSGAISSVSSDKVVVLDSTRSILVTIGFLDGDINFQKTPISDLVKNSGNAEILSPLLSNMLAVKVNKRTIFVRVGGEGKLEVVDSLSDETAMSDSLPVADDQVAFASAHHEGSKIHLMVKLVDDLDTVLLRESIEMDQHRGRVHKVFINNYIKTDRSNGFRALIVMEDHSLLLLQQGAIVWSREEGLASVTDVTTAELPVEKDGVSVAKVEHTLVDWLKGHMLKLKGSLLLASLEDVAAIQEMRMKSSGRSKLTRDHNGFRKLFIALTRAGKLFALHTGDGRIVWSMLLNSPTKSEACERPSGINLYQWQVPHHHAMDENPSVLVVGRCGSDSSAPGVLSFVDVYTGKEISSSDIGHSVVRVMPLPFTDSTEQRLHLIADTEGHVHLYPKTSEALSIFQREFQNVYWYTVEGDDGIIRGHGMKSSCAGETADEYCFTTKELWTVVFPSESEKIISTLTRKPNEVVHTQAKVSTDQDLLYKYVSRNLLFVATVSPKGAGEIGSVTPEESALVVYLIDTITGRILHRLSHQGCQGPVHAVFSENWVVYHYFNLRAHKYEVTVVEIYDQSRAENKNVWKLVLGKHNLTAPISSYSRPEMFTKSQSYFFAQSVKTIAVTSTAKGITSKQLLIGTIGDQILALDKRFVDPRRTLNPSQAEKEEGIIPLTDSLPIIPQSYITHSLKVEGLRGIVTAPAKLESTTHVFAYGVDLFYTRLAPSKTYDSLTDDFSYALLLITIVALVAAIYITWVISEKKELSEKWR, encoded by the exons ATGGCGATCAGAGTTTCTCTCCTCCTCCTCGTATTCTTATCATCTGCAGTCGTATCTTTCTCCCTCTATGAAGATCAAGTCGGCCTCATGGATTG GCACCAACGGTACATAGGGAAAGTGAAGCACGCAGTGTTCCACACTCAGAAGACTGGGAGGAAGCGTGTTATCGTCTCTACCGAGGAGAATGTTGTTGCTTCTCTTGATCTTAGGCATGGAGAGATGT TTTGGAGGCATGTTCTTGGAACAAATGATGCTATCGATGGCGTTGACATTGCCTTGGGAAAAT ATGTTATCACCCTTTCGTCACAAGGAAGTATGTTAAGAGCCTGGAACCTACCTGATGGTCAGATGGTGTGGGAAACGTCCCTGCATAGTGCACAGAGTTCAAAGTCACTGTTATCAGTGCCG ATAAATTTGAAGGTTGACAAGGACTACCCTATTCTTGCTTTCGGTGGTGGGTACCTTCATGCTGTTTCTGCTGTAGATGGTGAGGTCCTCTGGAAAAAGGATTTCACAGCGGAAGG GTTTGAAGTTCAGCGGGTTCTTCAACCTCCTGAAAGCAGTATAATTTATGTTCTTGGATTCCTTCATTCATCTGAGGCTGTTGTTTACCAGATTGATTCCAAAACTGGAGAGGTAGTGGCACAAAAGAGCATGGTGTTCCCTGGTGGATTCTCTGGCGCGATTTCGTCAGTTTCAAGCGATAAAGTTGTTGTTCTTGATTCAACGAGGTCAATTTTGGTTACTATCGGTTTCTTAGATGGAGATATTAATTTCCAGAAGACCCCTATTTCAGATCTTGTTAAAAATTCTGGAAACGCTGAGATTTTATCACCTCTTCTAAGCAATATGCTTGCTGTAAAAGTCAATAAACGCACTATATTTGTGAGGGTTGGTGGCGAAGGAAAGCTGGAGGTGGTAGACTCATTATCTGATGAAACAGCCATGAGTGATTCGCTTCCAGTTGCAGACGATCAGGTGGCCTTTGCCTCAGCTCATCATGAAGGGAGCAAGATTCACCTCATGGTGAAACTTGTGGATGACTTGGATACTGTGTTGCTTAGAGAGAGCATCGAAATGGATCAGCATAGAGGGCGTGTGCATAAAGTTTTCATAAACAACTATATCAAGACGGATAGGAGTAATGGATTTAGGGCGCTTATCGTGATGGAGGATCACTCACTCTTGTTACTGCAGCAAGGGGCGATCGTTTGGAGCAGGGAAGAAGGCCTGGCTTCAGTGACTGATGTTACAACGGCGGAACTCCCTGTGGAGAAGGATGGTGTATCAGTGGCGAAAGTGGAACACACTCTCGTAGATTGGCTTAAGGGACACATGCTGAAGCTCAAGGGATCCTTGTTGCTAGCAAGCCTAGAGGACGTGGCAGCAATTCAAGAAATGAGGATGAAGAGTTCCGGGAGGAGCAAACTTACCCGTGACCATAACGGCTTTCGTAAATTATTCATAGCACTTACACGAGCTGGGAAACTCTTTGCTCTGCACACAGGAGATGGGAGGATTGTCTGGTCTATGCTGCTAAACTCTCCGACCAAATCAGAAGCCTGTGAACGCCCCAGTGGTATCAACCTTTATCAGTGGCAGGTCCCTCATCATCACGCCATGGACGAGAATCCCTCTGTTCTTGTAGTTGGCAGGTGCGGATCAGATTCAAGTGCCCCCGGTGTGCTTTCATTTGTAGATGTCTACACAGGGAAGGAGATTAGCTCATCAGATATTGGTCACTCCGTTGTGCGAGTTATGCCTCTTCCGTTTACCGATTCAACGGAACAGCGTTTACATCTGATAGCTGATACCGAGGGGCATGTCCACTTGTACCCGAAAACTTCAGAGGCTCTAAGCATCTTTCAACGCGAGTTTCAAAATGTATATTGGTACACTGTTGAGGGCGATGATGGTATTATCAGAGGACACGGAATGAAGAGCAGTTGCGCTGGCGAGACTGCAGATGAGTACTGCTTTACCACCAAGGAGCTTTGGACTGTTGTGTTTCCTTCGGAATCAGAGAAAATTATTTCAACACTAACACGGAAACCAAATGAG GTTGTTCATACACAAGCCAAAGTAAGCACAGACCAAGACCTGTTGTATAAATACGTATCAAGAAACTTGCTGTTTGTGGCCACCGTGTCTCCAAAAGGCGCTGGTGAGATTGGTTCAGTTACACCGGAGGAGTCAGCACTTGTGGTATACCTCATTGACACCATCACAGGGCGTATACTGCACCGTTTGTCACATCAAGGCTGCCAAGGGCCAGTTCATGCT GTATTTAGTGAGAATTGGGTTGTTTACCACTACTTCAATCTTCGAGCTCACAAGTACGAGGTTACGGTCGTCGAGATCTATGATCAGTCTCGGGCG GAGAACAAGAATGTCTGGAAACTCGTTCTGGGAAAACACAATCTAACAGCACCAATCTCGTCATACTCTAGACCAGAGATGTTCACAAAATCGCAGTCATACTTCTTTGCTCAGTCCGTGAAAACCATCGCGGTGACATCAACAGCAAAGGGAATAACATCGAAGCAGCTTCTCATTGGCACCATCGGAGATCAG ATATTGGCACTTGACAAACGATTTGTGGATCCACGCCGGACACTAAACCCCTCGCAAGCCGAGAAAGAAGAAGGAATCATCCCTCTCACGGATTCATTACCCATCATTCCTCAG TCATACATCACACACTCTCTCAAAGTAGAAGGTCTAAGAGGTATTGTAACAGCTCCGGCCAAGCTAGAGTCAACAACACACGTCTTTGCCTACGGAGTGGATCTCTTCTACACAAGGCTTGCTCCTTCAAAGACCTACGACTCGCTGACCGATGATTTCAGCTACGCGCTTCTCTTGATCACGATTGTAGCACTTGTTGCAGCCATATACATCACCTGGGTCATTTCAGAGAAAAAGGAGCTAAGTGAAAAATGGAGGTGA
- the LOC106324927 gene encoding E3 ubiquitin-protein ligase PUB23-like codes for MMRAKQKPKPNAPPRPLFSCGFFRRCTQSVLSPTSPHQQPRRKPNTATTSSSSSSSTSTSQSFTQWRFPHHLDQTPSTAPPPPAPARPPPLPVATTLQETYQIAELHLASVSESDKLLALQLLERVVVPDPPSDPTCPPGLMRGLVSCLRSNRIVTAKYVTKILLALCLAECNRRVAVEAGAARAMVETAAGLENSAVERALAALELMCTTAEGAAEVRAHAMTVPAMVAVMARLAGRGREYAISILAVVYGRGGAFSGEEIMVAPAEEVARAVALALEGECTARGRRKGAHLLKTLEEYGRLDLSQNGT; via the coding sequence ATGATGAGAGCAAAACAGAAACCAAAACCCAACGCGCCACCGCGTCCTCTCTTCTCATGCGGCTTCTTCCGCCGCTGCACACAATCCGTCCTCAGTCCTACCTCTCCTCACCAACAACCTCGCCGTAAGCCAAACACCGCCACCACCTCGTCCTCTTCATCCTCCTCGACCTCCACTTCTCAAAGCTTCACTCAATGGCGCTTCCCTCACCATCTTGATCAAACTCCATCCACAGCTCCTCCTCCTCCTGCTCCTGCTCGTCCTCCGCCTCTTCCGGTCGCCACCACTCTCCAAGAAACCTACCAGATCGCTGAGCTTCACCTCGCGTCAGTCTCCGAATCGGACAAGCTCCTCGCTCTTCAGCTACTCGAGCGGGTCGTCGTGCCCGACCCGCCGTCTGATCCGACTTGTCCTCCGGGTCTCATGCGAGGCCTCGTCTCTTGCCTTCGTAGCAACAGGATCGTAACCGCCAAATACGTTACCAAGATCCTCCTCGCGCTCTGCCTCGCCGAATGCAACCGCCGCGTGGCGGTCGAGGCCGGAGCCGCCAGAGCGATGGTGGAAACCGCGGCGGGGCTGGAGAACTCTGCGGTGGAACGCGCCTTAGCTGCGCTCGAGCTCATGTGCACGACGGCGGAAGGCGCGGCGGAGGTTCGTGCTCACGCGATGACGGTGCCGGCGATGGTGGCGGTGATGGCGAGGTTGGCCGGGAGGGGGAGAGAGTACGCCATAAGCATACTCGCCGTTGTTTACGGAAGAGGAGGAGCATTTTCCGGCGAAGAGATTATGGTGGCGCCGGCGGAGGAAGTGGCGAGGGCGGTGGCGCTGGCGCTGGAAGGAGAGTGTACGGCGAGAGGGAGAAGAAAAGGGGCCCACCTATTGAAGACCCTTGAGGAATATGGACGGTTGGATCTGAGTCAGAATGGGACATAG
- the LOC106323168 gene encoding pre-mRNA-splicing factor SLU7-B-like, which yields MKSSTEKSGKKTDRSGDEKDREEKWRWYDRGAKIHHAKKFRNGACANCGAMTHDAKSCFERARKVGAKFTGKHIAADEKIESIELDYAGKRDRWNGYDTSQYCQVQEKRFQDRKMARVD from the exons ATGAAATCATCGACGGAGAAATCTGGAAAAAAAA CGGATCGTAGTGGTGACGAGAAAGATCGCGAGGAGAAGTGGAGGTGGTACGACCGCGGAGCGAAGATCCACCACGCAAAAAAGTTTAGAAACGGAGCTTGTGCAAA CTGTGGTGCAATGACACACGACGCTAAATCTTGCTTTGAAAGAGCACGGAAAGTTGGAGCTAAATTCACAGGGAAACACATCGCTGCTGATGAGAAGATCGAGAGTATTGAGCTTGATTATGCTGGCAAAAGGGACCGCTGGAATGGTTATGACACATCACAGTACTGCCAAGTCCAAGAGAAGAGGTTTCAAGATAGAAAAATGGCGAGGGTGGACTAA
- the LOC106322885 gene encoding L-gulonolactone oxidase 3 yields MRFSHSLSLSIFCLLVTIWTVRSVPPQPPVRCDQTGCTVSSAYGTWPDRKTCKAANITYPTTEEELCKAVAYASEHNLKVKTVTKFSHTIPKLACPSGSDARLISTSKYNSVIEIEPDRLTVTADSGVSLRELIDKVEAAGFSIGTSPYWEGVSIGGLISTGSHGSSWSGRGGSVHDHVVGISLVVPANSSERYAKVIRLEEGRDDKLLNAVKVSLGVLGVISKVKLSIEKAFKRSITYNFTSDVALEDIFMDHGKKFEFGDITWYPSRKTAVYRYDVRSPVNVSGNGVNDFIGFQSNPILISKGVRALEKSLEASKSESGKCMTADTTLAYKKLTGNGLKNNGLLFTGYPVIGNQGKIQTSGSCLYSSSLRIDVSCSWDPRYNGLFFYETTAIFPLPRFRDFILDVKKLRDMKPERLCGIDIYNGILIRFIKGSKAYLGQGEDSVVIDFNYYRADDVLTPRLNQDVMEEMEQMAFSKYGAKPHWGKNRKVGFFGVKQKYGPNFDKFLEVKNKLDPKMMFSSEWSDEILFGREGLKYDGCALEGNCVCSEDRHCSPSNGYFCRQGLVYTQARVCRFSSAKVSMA; encoded by the exons ATGCGTTTTTCTCACTCACTATCTCTTTCAATCTTTTGTCTCCTAGTCACTATATGGACCGTCCGTTCCGTGCCACCACAACCACCG GTACGATGCGACCAAACCGGCTGCACCGTCTCGAGCGCCTACGGCACGTGGCCTGACCGGAAAACCTGCAAGGCGGCTAACATCACATACCCGACGACGGAGGAGGAGCTTTGTAAAGCCGTGGCTTATGCATCTGAGCACAATCTCAAGGTCAAAACCGTTACCAAGTTCTCTCACACCATACCGAAACTCGCTTGCCCTTCCGGTTCAGACGCAAGGCTAATCAGCACGTCAAAATACAACTCGGTCATCGAAATCGAACCGGACCGGTTAACGGTTACGGCTGACTCGGGAGTTTCGTTGAGAGAGCTGATCGATAAAGTGGAAGCAGCTGGGTTTAGCATTGGAACGTCACCGTATTGGGAAGGAGTGAGTATTGGTGGGCTTATTAGTACTGGATCCCACGGAAGCTCGTGGTCGGGACGAGGCGGTTCGGTTCACGATCATGTTGTCGGGATCAGCCTTGTGGTTCCAGCGAATTCATCTGAACGTTACGCTAAAGTTATTAGACTTGAAGAAGGAAGAGACGATAAGCTTCTTAACGCCGTTAAAGTGTCATTGGGTGTTTTAGGAGTAATCTCAAAG GTGAAGCTTTCGATAGAGAAAGCATTCAAGAGAAGTATCACGTATAACTTCACATCTGACGTAGCTCTTGAAGACATTTTCATGGATCATGGCAAGAAATTCGAGTTCGGAGACATAACTTGGTATCCTTCTAGAAAAACCGCGGTTTACCGTTACGATGTACGTTCACCGGTCAACGTCTCCGGCAACGGAGTCAACGATTTCATTGGTTTTCAGTCCAACCCTATCTTGATCTCTAAAGGGGTTCGAGCATTAG AGAAGTCACTTGAAGCTAGTAAAAGCGAGAGTGGGAAGTGTATGACGGCTGATACTACGTTGGCTTACAAGAAATTAACTGGGAACGGTTTAAAGAACAATGGTTTACTCTTTACCGGGTATCCGGTTATCGGTAACCAAGGAAAGATTCAGACATCAGGGTCTTGTCTTTACTCATCCTCCCTTAGAATTGATGTCTCATGCTCTTGGGATCCGAGATACAATGGTCTGTTCTTCTACGAGACAACTGCTATATTCCCATTACCTCGGTTTAGAGACTTTATCCTCGACGTGAAGAAGCTACGAGACATGAAACCAGAAAGACTGTGCGGCATCGACATCTACAATGGTATCCTCATACGTTTCATCAAGGGCTCAAAGGCTTATCTCGGCCAGGGAGAGGACTCTGTGGTCATTGACTTTAACTATTACCGAGCTGACGATGTGTTGACCCCGAGGTTAAACCAAGATGTGATGGAGGAGATGGAGCAGATGGCGTTTTCCAAATACGGGGCAAAGCCGCATTGGGGGAAGAATAGGAAAGTGGGTTTCTTTGGCGTGAAGCAAAAGTATGGACCTAACTTTGACAAGTTCTTGGAAGTGAAGAACAAGTTAGATCCTAAGATGATGTTTTCTAGTGAATGGTCAGATGAGATTCTTTTTGGGAGAGAAGGTTTGAAGTATGATGGATGTGCGCTTGAAGGGAACTGTGTGTGTTCAGAAGACAGGCATTGTAGCCCTTCTAATGGTTACTTTTGTAGACAAGGTCTTGTTTACACACAAGCTAGGGTTTGCAGATTCTCCTCGGCTAAAGTTTCAATGGCTTAA
- the LOC106327909 gene encoding protein EMBRYONIC FLOWER 1-like, with the protein MGSSIKINSISIDLAGAAKEIDMVKCDHFSIRGYVAETREKDHNKCWPFPEESVALVDQESYSLPSLSVPKFRWWRCMSCIRDINADGTKDCGLHPNSKNLSGKKQLDGNSSVIPSQSKLNSLTIIDQEKEGRTGIADNAVEKNDDANCKRSQKDDHRATIFLKRGHNPSTDASTVKSKSRKLASQEHVRNKKAKVTDISSWKEKHNLGGQAVTTFGSSDIAGVVDDTPPKAIKNHNKDSLALMECDNGSSESINLAMTGLQRRKTRKVRRLSELLDQPKTKTSGGKEEPSSSKRGRKRKVLPENNYVSRKLITVGATSENDSDQDYSTSSDSGFERDLIKGKQKNRRFQVVDEFVPSQEGVPKNDHADLSKSTALSVPCPLSTHQRTEKKLSLSKKKKHKPVSDNGKSTLISFGSQYTRDLLNDRLASEGYFRKPIPQLNVRPVNDHVMRSRDAEPNSLGEFGSSSKPYTGGWLRTGVDANNNTDKLSFQNFNLRSTSDASGVDRKGKTVMFQEHQEPPKSQSHDRTEDQNDDIPMEIVELLAKNQYERCLPDKEEPSQEMSHKPKNTLLIDLNETYDNGASLDDDNNISRPPKPCETNARRESLDFFPISQPYVPSPFGIFPPPQDNRPSSIRFSGHTCQWLGNVPAMSTHPPPYRVLRPCNTCQSGPHQYREPLPHPIWATTSMRPVSYNMDPSTKLGMIPQPPTSDKNTWNLNFVAAAAANGKQKCGSSSELSFGCKHGGGVNNNSRPVDAFSSESSIPALHLLSLMDPKIGPNTPSDHQGNTKATQRHFPLVSQPKGRVEIQTGDSSKQLPYDYYSKSFPMVPPLGASSFSFQKPQAPWIHHHQEKKTMRKEPVYSSNDLGRFQLLGASDSMKLPLKFHVMGKEKKQNRKAESCGDASAWPPRNSCGTIVCSVSRNPADFTVAEPGNVYMLTGESLKVRKRATYKKKSNLSKEEELKQTKKPVRPVTENV; encoded by the exons TTGCAGGCGCTGCTAAAGAGATTGATATGGTAAAATGTGATCATTTCTCCATACG TGGATACGTAGCTGAAACACGTGAGAAAGATCACAACAAATGTTGGCCGTTTCCGGAGGAGAGCGTTGCTTTGGTGGACCAAGAAAGCTATTCTCTTCCTTCTCTATCAGTTCCAAAGTTTAGATGGTGGCGTTGTATGAGCTGCATCAGAGATATCAATGCTGATGGAACAAAAG ATTGTGGACTGCATCCAAACTCAAAAAATTTAAGCGGGAAAAAGCAGCTTGATGGAAACTCTTCGGTTATCCCAAGTCAAAGCAAATTGAATTCACTAACTATTATTGATCAGGAGAAAGAAGGGAGAACTGGTATTGCAG ATAATGCTGTTGAGAAGAACGATGATGCAAACTGCAAAAGATCTCAGAAGGATGATCATAGAG CTACTATTTTTCTCAAGAGAGGTCATAATCCATCTACAGATGCTTCTACTGTTAAGAGCAAGAGCAGAAAGCTCGCAAGCCAAGAGCATGTAAGAAACAAGAAAGCTAAAGTAACAGATATTAGCAGCTGGAAAGAGAAACATAACTTGGGTGGTCAAGCCGTGACAACTTTTGGATCATCTGATATCGCTGGTGTGGTTGATGATACTCCCCCTAAGGCCATCAAGAACCATAATAAAGACAGTCTTGCTCTCATGGAATGCGATAACGGGTCATCAGAGAGTATAAATCTCGCCATGACTGGTTTGCAGCGTAGGAAAACTCGCAAGGTTCGTCGACTCAGCGAGCTACTTGATCAACCCAAGACCAAAACCAGCGGTGGTAAAGAAGAGCCTTCTTCTTCGAAAAGGGGTAGAAAGAGAAAAGTGTTGCCTGAAAATAACTATGTCAGCAGGAAGTTAATCACCGTCGGTGCAACTTCTGAAAATGACTCTGATCAAGATTATAGTACATCAAGTGATAGTGGGTTTGAGAGAGATCTTATTAAAGGTAAGCAGAAGAACAGAAGGTTCCAGGTCGTTGACGAGTTTGTACCTTCACAAGAGGGTGTCCCAAAGAATGATCATGCAGATCTTAGTAAGAGCACTGCTTTATCAGTTCCTTGTCCTCTGAGTACTCATCAGAGAACAGAGAAGAAGCTAAGCTTATCCAAGAAGAAGAAACATAAGCCTGTTTCAGACAATGGGAAGAGTACACTGATCAGCTTTGGTTCCCAATATACTCGAGATTTGTTGAATGATCGTTTAGCTTCAGAAGGGTATTTTAGAAAACCTATCCCTCAGCTTAATGTTAGGCCAGTGAATGATCATGTAATGAGGTCAAGAGATGCAGAACCAAACAGTCTTGGAGAGTTTGGTTCCTCTTCCAAACCCTACACAGGTGGATGGTTGAGAACAGGAGTGGATGCCAACAACAATACAGATAAATTGTCCTTTCAGAACTTCAATCTAAGAAGCACCTCAGATGCTTCTGGTGTTGACAGAAAGGGGAAGACAGTTATGTTCCAAGAACATCAAGAACCACCCAAAAGCCAAAGCCATGATAGAACTGAAGACCAAAACGACGATATACCGATGGAGATAGTGGAGCTCTTAGCCAAAAACCAATACGAAAGGTGTCTTCCAGACAAAGAAGAGCCATCACAAGAAATGTCACACAAACCCAAGAACACTCTACTGATTGATCTCAACGAAACCTATGACAACGGAGCCTCGCTGGATGACGACAACAACATATCAAGACCACCAAAACCTTGTGAAACCAATGCAAGGAGAGAGTCTCTTGACTTCTTCCCTATAAGTCAACCCTATGTGCCTTCTCCCTTTGGTATCTTTCCTCCTCCTCAAGATAACCGGCCTAGCTCCATCAGGTTCTCTGGTCACACCTGCCAGTGGCTTGGCAACGTCCCAGCTATGTCTACTCATCCTCCCCCATATAGGGTACTACGTCCGTGTAACACGTGCCAAAGTGGTCCACACCAATACAGAGAACCACTTCCTCATCCTATTTGGGCAACAACTTCAATGAGACCAGTTTCTTACAACATGGATCCATCGACGAAGCTTGGTATGATTCCACAGCCACCAACCAGTGATAAGAACACATGGAACCTCAACTTTGTCGCAGCCGCCGCCGCCAACGGGAAGCAAAAATGTGGGTCTAGTTCAGAACTCTCGTTTGGGTGCAAACACGGTGGTGGAGTTAATAATAATAGTAGACCAGTGGACGCGTTCTCTAGTGAGAGCTCTATACCTGCGTTGCATCTACTCAGCCTTATGGATCCTAAGATTGGACCAAACACTCCCTCTGACCACCAGGGAAACACTAAAGCTACTCAAAGACACTTCCCACTTGTTAGCCAGCCTAAGGGACGTGTAGAGATTCAAACAGGAGACTCTAGTAAGCAGCTACCTTATGATTATTACAGCAAGAGTTTCCCCATGGTTCCACCACTTGGTGCGTCTTCATTCTCGTTTCAAAAGCCACAAGCTCCATGGATTCATCATCACCAAGAGAAGAAAACCATGAGAAAAGAGCCGGTTTACAGCAGCAATGACCTAGGGAGGTTCCAGCTATTAGGGGCGTCTGATTCAATGAAGCTCCCTTTGAAGTTTCACGTGATGGGTAAAGAGAAGAAACAGAACAGGAAAGCAGAGAGCTGCGGGGATGCCTCGGCCTGGCCTCCAAGGAACAGTTGTGGAACCATTGTGTGCAGCGTGAGTAGAAACCCGGCTGATTTCACCGTTGCTGAACCTGGGAATGTTTACATGTTAACTGGTGAAAGTCTCAAGGTTCGAAAACGCGCAACCTATAAGAAAAAATCGAATTTGTCTAAGGAAGAGGAACTGAAGCAGACTAAGAAGCCTGTTCGTCCAGTTACAGAAAATGTCTAG
- the LOC106326383 gene encoding F-box/kelch-repeat protein At4g39560-like, with protein MDESMKRRRVCSERRNEKSKEVSLSSGLLSLPDEVALNCLAHVSRLDLAALAVASKCHRSLVVSPQLWDLRRFKGSTEPSLYVCLHILPEPNPRWFILNPMQRRLKPIRSNRYEEAQSLSSFVVIDWGIFIIGGIRNGEPTSDVFFLDCFEHSWNRLQSMYVPRASATACLIGKKIYVFGGCGDEADSFNWVEVFDLETQTWEVLFVFTPKMPLNIEHSVVIDKELVYAVDDEGQDFSFSPSKRLFWTSGMIDSKPGHRSDWCVIGKLLFCRGTRGRILWCDPEDGFDWEEVKGLEDFQDSFCGSVQPWGLGKTKVQYDINKLCTDPAGNIVIFWNNPDSLELWSAVISLESCNGGLEIKGKIEWSGAVFKLDPLSKSSYSVNVLYSAYVNA; from the coding sequence ATGGATGAATCAATGAAAAGAAGAAGAGTTTGTTCTGAACGTAGGAATGAGAAGAGTAAGGAGGTGTCGCTGTCGTCTGGGTTATTGTCGTTGCCTGACGAGGTGGCTCTGAACTGCCTGGCTCATGTCTCGAGATTAGACCTGGCGGCCTTAGCCGTAGCCTCCAAGTGTCACCGGTCTCTTGTCGTTTCCCCTCAGCTTTGGGACCTGAGACGTTTTAAGGGTTCCACTGAGCCATCTCTCTATGTATGCTTGCACATCCTTCCTGAACCAAACCCACGTTGGTTCATCCTTAACCCCATGCAACGTCGGTTGAAACCCATTCGGTCGAACCGCTATGAGGAGGCTCAGTCGTTATCCTCCTTCGTGGTGATTGATTGGGGAATCTTTATAATCGGTGGAATCAGAAACGGCGAACCCACTTCTGATGTGTTTTTCCTTGACTGTTTCGAGCACTCATGGAACCGTCTCCAATCTATGTACGTGCCTCGTGCTTCCGCAACGGCATGCCTGATAGGCAAGAAGATATACGTGTTTGGAGGGTGTGGAGATGAAGCTGATTCTTTTAACTGGGTAGAGGTATTCGATCTCGAGACCCAAACTTGGGAGGTGTTGTTTGTGTTTACCCCCAAGATGCCCCTCAATATTGAACATAGTGTGGTGATAGATAAGGAACTGGTTTACGCTGTGGATGATGAGGGTCAAGATTTCTCCTTCTCACCAAGTAAACGTTTATTTTGGACAAGCGGGATGATAGATTCTAAGCCGGGACACAGAAGTGATTGGTGTGTCATTGGTAAACTATTGTTCTGTCGTGGTACTCGCGGGAGAATACTATGGTGTGATCCAGAGGATGGGTTTGATTGGGAGGAAGTCAAGGGGTTGGAAGACTTCCAAGACTCTTTTTGTGGTTCGGTACAACCGTGGGGGTTGGGGAAGACCAAGGTCCAGTATGATATCAACAAACTCTGCACCGACCCCGCTGGGAACATTGTCATATTTTGGAACAATCCTGATAGTTTGGAACTTTGGTCTGCTGTTATTTCCTTGGAGTCATGCAATGGGGGACTCGAGATTAAGGGAAAGATTGAATGGTCCGGTGCTGTCTTCAAACTTGATCCTCTCTCAAAGTCGTCATATAGCGTTAATGTCTTATACTCTGCTTATGTCAATGCCTGA